The following proteins are co-located in the Solenopsis invicta isolate M01_SB chromosome 7, UNIL_Sinv_3.0, whole genome shotgun sequence genome:
- the LOC120358292 gene encoding LOW QUALITY PROTEIN: uncharacterized protein LOC120358292 (The sequence of the model RefSeq protein was modified relative to this genomic sequence to represent the inferred CDS: deleted 2 bases in 1 codon), translating to MSLTFTLTGKSNVLAVSYFPAVDLSDGDYELGLTDFETYNTIPNINSSNNKFYYDKDDKEVIIPEGSYELRDIDKYLRHAISRVSNDVTRKKLLHKEIDEDEDNEIMIRANNNTMKSKIKCSYRINFSKSNNIGSLLGFSSNRMLEPRQWHESDLPINIINVNIIRIECNLTAGAYSNDNIVKIETHSYNPYAKTTFGHSDEIRIPIQQQDLYTLPCESFLYVEGRLVKKKNDDDDDDASEIKLGNNCVAFMFDEIRYEINGVEIDRNRNVGITSTLKNYVSLTFDKGMIMQNAGWDMSSTLWENYFNFCVPLNLLLGFCEDYKRMVVNARHELILIRARNDNNSIVGTNRTTEPEIELFKVQWRMPHVTLNEVNKLSILRALESGRYLSMSFRSWDLYEYPLLQSTTKHSWAVKTATQLEKPRFVIFALQTGRKNIMSQDATIFDDCNLINVKLYLNSEFYPYDDLNLDFRKSRYSILFDMYQRFRKSYYGRDCYDTLLNVVTFLQRGPFTVIDCSRQNESIKSATVDVRIEFDCKENVPASTTAYCLILHDRVIEYCPLSNVVRKIM from the exons ATGTCACTGACGTTTACGTTAACCGGCAAAAGTAACGTCCTCGCGGTAAGCTACTTTCCAGCTGTAGATTTAAGCGATGGTGATTACGAGCTCGGTCTGACAGACTTTGAAACCTACAATACGATACCTAATATAAATtcctcaaataacaaattttactatgacaaAGACGACAAGGAAGTTATCATtcccgaaggatcgtacgaACTGCGTGACATTGACAAGTATCTGAGACATGCTATATCTCGTGTCTCAAATGATGTTACTAGGAAGAAGTTGCTTCATAAAGAGATCGATGAAGACGAGGATAACGAGATTATGATTCGCGCCAACAATAATACTATGAAGAGCAAGATCAAGTGCtcttatcgaataaattttagcaaatccaACAACATTGGATCGCTGTTGGGATTTTCCTCAAATCGTATGCTTGAACCTCGACAATGGCACGAATCAGACTTacctataaatataatcaatgtaaacATTATTCGCATAGAATGTAACCTGACCGCTGGTGCGTATAGCAACGACAA cattgtcaagattgaaactCACTCGTATAATCCATACGCTAAGACTACGTTTGGACATAGTGATGAAATAAGGATACCTATACAACAACAGGATTTATACACATTGCCGTGCGAAAGTTTTCTCTATGTCGAAGGAAgattagtgaag aaaaaaaatgatgatgatgacgatgatgcatcagaaataaaacttggaaataattgtgtagcgttcatgtttgatgaaattcgatatgaaaTCAACGGTGTGGAAATTGATCGCAACAGAAACGTTGGAATCACTAGTACTCTAAAGAACTATGTATCtcttacgtttgacaaaggAATGATAATGCAGAATGCCGGATGGGACATGTCGTCCACTCTgtgggaaaattatttcaatttttgcgtgCCGCTAAATTTACTGCTGGGCTTTTGCGAGGATTACAAACGCATGGTTGTTAACGCACgccatgaattaattttgatacgagcgcgcaatgataacaattctATTGTGGGAACGAATAGAACGACGGAACCGGAAATTGAATTGTTCAAAGTACAGTGGCGAATGCCACATGTTACGTTAAATGAAGTCAATAAATTGTCCATACTACGAGCTTTGGAAAGCGGGCGATATCTAAGTATGAGTTTTCGTTCCTGGGATCTGTATGAGTACCCCTTGCTGCAGAGCACAACCAAACATTCGTGGGCTGTTAAAACTGCAACACAATTAGAAAAGCCTCGATTCGTTATCTTTGCACTACAGACCGGTCGCAAGAATATCATGTCTCAAGATGCTACTATTTTTGACGATTGTAATTTGATCAATgtgaaactttatctcaacTCTGAATTTTATCCGTACGATGACTTGAATCTAGACTTTCGTAAATCTAGATACTCCATCTTGTTTGACATGTACCAACGTTTTCGTAAATCTTATTATGGACGTGATTGCTACGATACGCTGCTTAACGTGGTCACATTTCTGCAAAGAGGACCTTTTACAGTGATTGATTGCTCGCGGCAAAACGAGTCCATCAAAAGTGCTACTGTGGACGTACGCATTGAATTtgattgcaaagaaaatgtGCCAGCGAGCACTACCGCCTATTGCCTTATCTTACATGATCGTGTAATTGAATACTGTCCATTGTCTAacgttgtgcgcaaaatcatgtaa